A single Crateriforma conspicua DNA region contains:
- a CDS encoding polysaccharide biosynthesis tyrosine autokinase: MSNTIHPSPHGSVDAVFRQGGSGSGSGSSLGGILWRRKGILTFFVLCGLAGGYAFFTQQDETFQAAATIEVAQQQTQTGIGSATENVVDLAPSLAFIKAEMTSNQVLSSAIQVGQLTAFEDMPESPDAAIGVIRESLELLPAIDGAESINRSIVQVTFDAPDPSLATAVVNAVVQAYEQYVGGRHRKAVDNVVDFFREGRDSILPKLEELENQYTQFRATAPLEWTSDGEAINPFRDEMMRIEETARDLRSEERKLANQLKLVQDSVKGRRDPSEALKEIQFVLDDVGDVEEVTQAFESMVNEDLSIEERLLSLRVQAELVREQYARSHPIRQQIESQLALTEDAYRRLAASRSESQNTVKDIEVQRDEVARDMIRGYVTGLQKKKQLVTNDISDFDKRLDELRDKAHALLKFENENESFLRRIARYQEMLDSFDNQLEKATLPKINNGLEVQVLRPASMGVLVGPLLSRSLVLGGFLGTILGALLGFLVDWSERTFRSPDEVTDSLDASILAHLPLIFTKKSKRRNDKQQNPYADIDPIVCVLHEPHSPASEAVRSIRTSIFHSTHQAPEFGVVQVTSLLPGDGKSTMVANLASSIAGAGRRVVIVDADLRRPNQANLLGIDSELGVTDVLNGDCRVEDALTDTAVEGLSLLNTGPKPSNPAEALMMPEFGQMLDDLRQQFDIVLVDSPPLLAVTDASNIATQVDGVMMVMRIGRRVKPLAQRAMHILRGLHVNIVGIVVNAVGDSGYSATYASAWSERYGGQPGSEYAYGYRRYGKDKYLDAAKGRSVTVRGKSASGMSDRHKSAESLDAVHAAEGSDIEVG, translated from the coding sequence ATGTCAAACACCATTCATCCTTCGCCCCACGGGTCCGTCGACGCGGTCTTTCGCCAGGGCGGGTCGGGATCGGGCTCTGGATCGTCCTTGGGCGGAATCCTGTGGCGGCGTAAGGGAATCTTGACGTTCTTTGTCTTGTGCGGTTTGGCGGGCGGCTATGCCTTTTTCACGCAACAAGACGAAACGTTCCAGGCGGCCGCCACAATCGAGGTGGCTCAACAACAAACGCAAACCGGAATCGGCAGCGCCACGGAAAACGTCGTTGACTTGGCTCCCAGTTTGGCGTTCATCAAAGCCGAAATGACCAGCAATCAAGTGCTGTCCAGTGCCATCCAGGTCGGTCAATTGACGGCCTTTGAAGACATGCCGGAAAGCCCGGATGCGGCGATCGGTGTGATCCGAGAATCCTTGGAGTTACTACCCGCGATCGACGGTGCGGAATCGATCAACCGTTCGATCGTCCAAGTGACATTTGACGCACCGGATCCGTCCTTGGCGACCGCCGTCGTCAACGCCGTGGTCCAAGCCTACGAGCAATACGTGGGCGGACGACACCGCAAGGCCGTCGACAACGTGGTTGATTTCTTTCGCGAAGGACGCGATTCCATTCTTCCGAAATTGGAGGAACTGGAAAACCAATACACCCAGTTCCGTGCCACCGCACCGCTGGAATGGACGTCCGATGGCGAAGCGATCAATCCGTTCCGCGATGAAATGATGCGGATCGAGGAAACGGCGCGGGACCTGCGATCCGAAGAACGCAAATTGGCCAATCAACTGAAATTGGTCCAAGACAGCGTGAAGGGACGCCGTGATCCGTCCGAAGCGTTGAAGGAAATCCAATTCGTCTTGGATGACGTCGGCGACGTTGAAGAGGTCACCCAAGCGTTTGAATCCATGGTCAATGAAGACCTATCGATCGAAGAGCGCTTGCTTAGCTTGCGTGTCCAAGCCGAACTGGTCCGCGAACAATACGCCCGTTCGCATCCGATTCGCCAACAGATTGAAAGCCAGTTGGCATTGACCGAAGACGCCTATCGTCGGTTGGCAGCAAGCCGTTCGGAATCTCAAAACACTGTCAAGGACATCGAAGTCCAACGTGATGAAGTCGCCCGTGACATGATCCGCGGCTACGTGACCGGACTGCAAAAGAAAAAGCAATTGGTCACCAACGATATCAGCGATTTTGACAAACGCTTGGACGAACTTCGTGACAAGGCTCACGCCTTGCTGAAGTTTGAAAATGAAAATGAGTCGTTCCTACGGCGAATCGCACGCTATCAGGAAATGCTGGATTCGTTTGACAATCAATTGGAAAAAGCGACGCTGCCGAAAATCAACAACGGCTTGGAGGTCCAAGTGCTGCGTCCCGCATCGATGGGCGTGTTGGTGGGGCCCTTGCTGTCACGCAGCTTGGTGCTGGGCGGGTTTCTGGGAACGATCCTGGGTGCTTTGTTGGGATTCCTGGTGGACTGGTCCGAACGGACGTTCCGCAGCCCCGATGAAGTGACCGATTCATTGGATGCGTCGATCCTGGCACACCTGCCGCTGATCTTCACCAAGAAATCCAAACGTCGCAACGATAAGCAACAAAATCCCTACGCCGACATCGACCCGATCGTTTGCGTTTTGCACGAACCCCATTCGCCCGCTTCCGAAGCGGTGCGTTCGATACGGACCAGCATCTTTCATTCGACTCACCAGGCACCGGAATTCGGCGTCGTCCAGGTGACCAGTTTGTTGCCCGGTGACGGCAAGAGCACCATGGTCGCCAATCTGGCGTCCAGCATCGCGGGTGCCGGCCGTCGCGTGGTGATCGTCGATGCCGACCTGCGACGCCCGAATCAGGCCAATTTACTTGGGATCGATTCGGAATTGGGCGTCACCGATGTGTTGAATGGTGATTGTCGGGTCGAAGACGCGTTGACGGACACGGCAGTCGAAGGGCTGTCGTTGTTGAACACGGGCCCCAAACCGTCCAACCCGGCCGAGGCGCTCATGATGCCGGAATTCGGTCAAATGCTGGACGACCTGCGCCAACAGTTTGACATTGTTTTGGTGGATTCACCGCCGCTGTTGGCGGTGACCGACGCCAGCAACATCGCCACCCAGGTTGATGGGGTGATGATGGTCATGCGGATCGGCCGACGTGTGAAACCGTTGGCCCAGCGTGCGATGCATATCTTGCGAGGATTGCATGTGAACATCGTCGGCATCGTGGTCAACGCGGTGGGCGACAGCGGATATAGCGCGACCTACGCCAGCGCATGGTCCGAACGTTACGGTGGCCAACCGGGCAGTGAATATGCGTACGGCTATCGACGTTACGGAAAAGACAAATACTTGGACGCCGCGAAGGGACGATCCGTAACCGTGCGTGGCAAGTCCGCATCAGGCATGAGCGACAGACACAAATCCGCCGAATCGCTAGACGCAGTTCATGCCGCGGAAGGTAGCGACATCGAAGTGGGGTGA